In bacterium, the sequence TAAAAGTGGCAGTGGGGGCCAGAATTGTGTAAGGAGGACTTGTTCCGGCCGGTTGGACCGAGGTGTCCACGGTCAAGGTATAATCGCCTGCTGACGTGGGATTGGTAACAATCGTGTTGGGGAGGCTGATTGTAATGTTTGCGGTTGATCCTGAAATGTTTTGTGCAGGAATAATCGTAACGCTTCGGGCAGCGGTGCTGCCATTGGCGGATACTGCCGTAGTGCCTTCGATTGTAACCCCGGAAAGTGACCCATTGGTGATTGCGGTATCTGCCGGGAACGTGACAATAATGGAACTGGTGCCGCCTATTAGTGCGCCGTCTGAAGCGGTTGAAAAATCAATATTATATTGAGCTGCCGCACCGGTTAAAGGGGAACTGATTGCAACATTGGTGACGTTGACAGAAGTGCTGGAAGTGGTGATAACATAGATGGGGCTGGTGCCGACAGGCTGTTGGGATGTTTGAACAGTGAGTGTATAGTTATTAGCAATACTTGGATTGGTTAGGCTGGTGGACGGGATCACAATACTTATACCGGCCGTGTCGCCGGCCAAATCCTGAGCAGGGGCGATGTCAATTTGCCGGGTGGATGACCATCCCACTGCGTTGAGGGCGGTTATGCCATCTACCAGGATAGGGGAGAGGGTCCCGTCGGGAACAGATGTGCCGACCGGGAAGACAATTGAAAAGCCATCGACACCGGCGACAAGACCGCCGTCACTGGCCAGATCGATATTGATCGTATACTGCGCCGGGTTGCCAAGAGTGTTTGGACTGGGTGTTACAAAATTAATGACAACCTGTGTCGTGGAAGCGGCAAGACATATGCCGGTTAATCCCATTGTCAGTAAAAACAGAACAATATTTAGTCTTGCCAAATGGAAAGAAGGCATTATGAAACTCCTTTAGGATGATCTTTTTATTATACCACGCGAACACGATGGGCTGCGCAGCGCCCCAGAAATGATTACCCTTCATGTCGGGGCAGCCTGCCCGGCGAATGCCGGGTGCCGGGTAAGCC encodes:
- a CDS encoding T9SS type A sorting domain-containing protein codes for the protein MPSFHLARLNIVLFLLTMGLTGICLAASTTQVVINFVTPSPNTLGNPAQYTINIDLASDGGLVAGVDGFSIVFPVGTSVPDGTLSPILVDGITALNAVGWSSTRQIDIAPAQDLAGDTAGISIVIPSTSLTNPSIANNYTLTVQTSQQPVGTSPIYVITTSSTSVNVTNVAISSPLTGAAAQYNIDFSTASDGALIGGTSSIIVTFPADTAITNGSLSGVTIEGTTAVSANGSTAARSVTIIPAQNISGSTANITISLPNTIVTNPTSAGDYTLTVDTSVQPAGTSPPYTILAPTATFTATPTPTHTPTATRTATPTRTATPTPTASPTRTASPTRTITSTHTITPTYTITPTVTATPTITPTITATPTTSQTMTATPVDFEISRDDVLSYPSPASGNDCWFYYAASSRTQVQIEIFNVVGEKCMTLLDEKNTAGFSRTHWNIADVAPGIYFYTLQLTNETQTRKIGPKKLVIIKK